From one Prosthecobacter debontii genomic stretch:
- a CDS encoding sugar phosphate isomerase/epimerase family protein, whose translation MKIGFNLLLWTGHVTEENFPIVEKLKAAGYDGVEIPIFDVSNPAHFSTIGRVLKDNGLEATAVTVLPDEAHNAISPVAANRQGAIDHLKRVFECAHNAGVQVLCGPYYQVLGQFTGKYPTEEELNNAAEVHRAISPVAEAAGVKCAIEALNRFESHLLNTMEQAASYAKRVGHANFGTMYDTFHANIEEKCPMTAIETVYNSGKLYHVHISENDRGTPGRGHINIPEQIQKLKSLGYDGWMTIEAFGGSLPDLAAATRVWRDFFPSPDQVYLEGIEVIKKAWNS comes from the coding sequence ATGAAAATTGGCTTCAACCTCCTCCTTTGGACCGGTCACGTGACCGAAGAGAACTTCCCTATCGTCGAGAAACTCAAGGCCGCCGGTTACGATGGCGTCGAGATCCCGATCTTTGACGTGAGCAACCCCGCTCATTTCTCCACGATTGGTCGTGTGCTGAAAGACAACGGCCTCGAAGCCACTGCCGTGACTGTTTTGCCCGATGAAGCTCACAACGCCATCAGCCCTGTGGCGGCGAACCGTCAGGGTGCCATCGATCACCTCAAGCGCGTGTTTGAATGCGCTCACAATGCGGGCGTGCAGGTCCTCTGCGGCCCTTATTATCAGGTGCTCGGTCAGTTCACCGGTAAATACCCGACCGAAGAAGAGCTCAACAATGCCGCTGAAGTGCACCGCGCCATCTCTCCGGTGGCCGAAGCTGCTGGCGTGAAGTGCGCCATCGAGGCCCTGAACCGTTTCGAATCTCACCTGCTCAACACCATGGAGCAGGCCGCCAGCTACGCCAAGCGCGTGGGCCACGCCAACTTCGGCACTATGTATGACACCTTCCATGCGAACATCGAGGAGAAGTGCCCGATGACCGCCATCGAGACCGTCTATAACTCGGGCAAGCTCTACCACGTCCACATTTCCGAAAATGATCGTGGCACTCCAGGCCGCGGCCACATCAACATCCCCGAGCAGATCCAGAAGCTGAAGTCCCTGGGTTATGATGGCTGGATGACCATCGAGGCCTTCGGCGGTTCTCTCCCCGACCTCGCAGCCGCGACTCGTGTCTGGCGTGATTTCTTCCCATCTCCTGATCAGGTTTACCTGGAAGGCATTGAGGTGATCAAAAAGGCTTGGAATTCCTGA
- a CDS encoding LysM peptidoglycan-binding domain-containing protein — protein MMPTAARLLSLAAVCSLLASCQNGQSSLGGNDPYVSNYGNDGGYNPYPGQTGYAQSGVGGGYSAPSYTPPPAPVEADPYAFHAPSSAPKTTSSSSSAKKTTTSSSSKPKSTPKSTAKKSSGSYKVAKGDTLYGIARKRGTTVAKIKSANGLSSDLIRPGQTLKIP, from the coding sequence ATGATGCCCACCGCTGCACGTCTTCTGTCTCTTGCCGCCGTTTGTTCCCTGCTGGCCTCGTGCCAAAATGGTCAAAGCTCCCTCGGTGGGAATGACCCCTATGTCTCCAACTACGGTAACGACGGCGGCTACAACCCCTACCCTGGCCAGACTGGTTATGCTCAGAGCGGGGTTGGTGGAGGCTACAGCGCCCCGTCTTACACCCCGCCTCCGGCCCCTGTCGAAGCGGACCCCTATGCTTTCCATGCGCCCAGCTCGGCGCCTAAAACGACCAGCAGCAGCTCAAGCGCCAAGAAGACCACCACCTCTTCTTCCTCCAAACCTAAATCCACCCCCAAGAGCACCGCTAAAAAATCCAGCGGCAGCTACAAAGTGGCCAAGGGCGACACCCTCTACGGCATCGCCCGCAAGCGCGGCACCACGGTCGCCAAGATCAAATCCGCCAATGGCCTGAGCTCCGACCTAATCCGCCCCGGTCAGACCCTGAAAATCCCCTGA